The following proteins are co-located in the Pedobacter frigiditerrae genome:
- a CDS encoding inositol oxygenase family protein encodes MELSQNKLGDKEANPLNNLEEWEDDLLQRYPDPDSIATAKKTEEYRTYDENTKDHVREFYRINHTYQTYEFVQEKRNNYLKFDKKEMPIWDAFQFLNQLVDDSDPDTDLDQFQHLLQTSEAIRRDGHPDWMVLVGLMHDMGKVLCLFGEPQWAVVGDTFPVGCAFSDKIVYSEFFKNNPDYTNPKYNTKLGVYEEGCGLRNVTMSWGHDEYVYHMLKGRIPEGGLYMLRYHSFYSWHREGQYDYLLDDHDREMLKWVELFNPYDLYSKNPEPPDWTKLRPYYEDLVAKYMPATLKF; translated from the coding sequence ATGGAATTATCTCAAAACAAATTAGGCGATAAGGAAGCAAATCCGTTAAACAATCTCGAAGAATGGGAGGACGATTTATTGCAGCGTTATCCTGATCCGGATAGCATCGCCACTGCGAAAAAAACAGAAGAATACCGTACTTATGATGAAAATACCAAAGATCATGTGCGTGAGTTTTATCGCATTAACCATACTTACCAAACCTATGAGTTTGTACAGGAAAAGCGCAACAACTATTTAAAGTTCGATAAAAAGGAAATGCCTATTTGGGATGCCTTTCAATTTTTAAATCAGTTGGTAGATGATTCTGATCCCGATACAGATTTAGACCAGTTTCAGCACTTGCTGCAAACTTCTGAAGCAATTCGTAGGGATGGTCACCCAGATTGGATGGTGTTGGTAGGTTTAATGCATGACATGGGCAAAGTGTTGTGTTTATTTGGCGAACCGCAATGGGCAGTGGTAGGTGATACTTTCCCAGTAGGTTGTGCTTTCTCTGACAAAATTGTCTATTCAGAATTCTTTAAAAACAATCCAGATTATACCAATCCGAAATACAATACCAAGTTAGGCGTGTATGAAGAAGGCTGTGGCTTGCGCAATGTAACCATGTCATGGGGACATGATGAATATGTTTACCACATGCTTAAAGGTCGTATACCAGAGGGAGGATTGTATATGTTGAGGTATCACTCATTTTATTCATGGCATAGAGAAGGGCAGTATGATTACCTATTAGATGATCACGATCGTGAAATGCTGAAATGGGTAGAGCTGTTTAACCCTTACGATTTGTATTCTAAAAATCCAGAACCACCAGATTGGACTAAATTACGACCATATTATGAAGACTTAGTTGCCAAATACATGCCGGCAACGCTGAAGTTTTAA
- a CDS encoding LacI family DNA-binding transcriptional regulator yields MKHINIKALAQELNLSVSTVSKALNDSYEISEETKQRVLETAARLNYVPNPYASSLRGRKSKNIAVVIPEVADSFFSLAINGIESVAKTKGYHVLICLTHESYENEKTILKEFQGGRVDGVLLSVSTETTNCSHISDLITNGLPIVFFDRACDDVETAKITTDDFESAYTATEHLIQQKADRIAFLSISKSLSISNKRLEGYLKALEDHNIKVDQNYIVDCTNDPEQNYLLIKKLLQQKNKPNGIVASVEKLTTPIYTACKDLQIKVPEDLKIVSFSNLEIAAILNPSLTTITQPAFEMGKMAATLLFKALENRNFSLVKEDFMIQSTLVVRDSSG; encoded by the coding sequence ATGAAACACATCAACATTAAAGCATTGGCACAAGAACTGAACCTCTCAGTTTCTACAGTATCAAAGGCTTTAAATGACAGTTACGAAATAAGCGAAGAAACCAAACAACGGGTACTGGAAACAGCAGCAAGGCTGAATTATGTGCCCAACCCCTATGCCAGCAGTTTACGAGGCAGAAAAAGTAAAAACATTGCCGTCGTGATCCCCGAAGTAGCAGATAGCTTTTTCTCTTTGGCCATTAACGGCATCGAATCGGTAGCCAAAACAAAGGGTTATCATGTACTCATTTGCCTAACCCATGAAAGTTACGAAAACGAGAAAACCATTTTAAAAGAGTTTCAAGGGGGAAGAGTTGATGGCGTACTCCTATCAGTTTCTACAGAAACCACCAATTGCAGTCACATCAGCGATTTGATTACAAATGGTTTACCCATCGTATTTTTCGATCGTGCTTGCGATGATGTAGAAACGGCTAAAATTACAACGGATGATTTCGAAAGTGCCTATACAGCAACCGAACACCTCATCCAACAAAAGGCCGACCGCATTGCTTTTTTAAGCATCTCAAAAAGTCTGTCTATCAGCAATAAAAGATTGGAAGGTTACCTCAAAGCATTGGAAGATCATAACATCAAGGTCGACCAAAATTACATCGTGGACTGTACCAATGACCCTGAACAAAACTACCTGCTGATTAAAAAGCTACTGCAACAGAAAAACAAACCCAATGGCATTGTAGCTTCGGTAGAAAAACTAACCACTCCTATTTACACCGCCTGCAAAGATTTGCAAATCAAAGTACCCGAAGATTTAAAAATTGTTTCTTTCTCTAACCTAGAGATTGCAGCTATCCTTAATCCTTCGCTCACTACCATTACCCAACCAGCATTCGAAATGGGTAAAATGGCAGCAACATTGCTGTTTAAAGCACTAGAGAATAGAAATTTTAGTTTAGTGAAGGAAGATTTTATGATACAGAGTACGTTGGTGGTGAGGGATTCGAGTGGGTAG
- a CDS encoding TonB-dependent receptor, which produces MNKIYSHHLQRCLKLFAAALMICCCFFSPERTFAMTSTASIIKLKTITGKIVDAQDGMPLPGAGVSVKGGSQSATTDGNGNYTIAVPDENSILVVSYVGYVTQEILVGNRTKIDISLKGNATDLSQVVVVGYGTQNKKDVTGSVKSIKSEDFNKGIITSPQQLLQGKVSGVNVTSASGEPGGSMGVVIRGSGGVRSGSSPLYVIDGLPLDNSNTGSGDPLTFINPQDIESIDVLKDASATAIYGSRGANGVIIVTTKRGKAGTSTLNVATSLGVSKLARALPLLTADEFRVEVPKTGAVLDDKGGNTDWQKEAMRTAYTQNYNLNLGGGADKLAYFASIGAQKQEGIIKKNDLNKYSGRFNVTQKFLDDRLILDMNVNVANTKQTRPPISTILANVVTNNPTYPAKDANGNPIASLVVPNPAFYFDFEKETTVLNRVIGNVSPSLRLIKGLVYKANLGIDNSTATRDALNMPNPITTRESRLETFNNINKNTLIENYLTYNWANTKHNISALAGHSYQRIFVQQRNTSINRFVNGGIDPIYNPGVGQDLTLANNRPGGFAFINELQSFFGRVTYQFNNKYLFTANFRADGSSKFGANNKYGYFPSFSAGWKISEEEFMKNSIFSNLKLRAGYGVTGNQEIPPKITQALFSSLAASGYPLYPTGAYPAGTTYTRLANPDIQWETSKQTDIGLDFGLFKGALTGTIDVFRKVSGNILLQVIPADPIQPAPEVWGNVEDMTVTNKGIEFELDYRHKADNGFTYNIGGNITYSKNKVENSPYTVIPAGSVGGAGLTGQTINGYVNNQPIGTFFMREYLGIGANGLSIYRDLDGDNLSTDKDRVSAGTALPTTVYSFYASAAYKGFDLSVNFNGVAGNKVYDYTHNQSFSKLNLSRNANTTREAIAEATESINNNNFVSTRYLKSGAFLRLNNLALGYSLNTKDLGINKWFSTIRLSVTGQNLFVITDYPGYDPEVNIDRSIGGVSSYGIDYLSYPKAKSFIFGLNFSF; this is translated from the coding sequence ATGAACAAAATTTACTCTCATCATTTACAGCGTTGCCTAAAATTATTTGCAGCGGCGCTAATGATCTGCTGTTGTTTTTTCTCTCCAGAAAGAACATTTGCTATGACTAGCACGGCAAGCATCATCAAACTAAAAACAATTACAGGAAAAATTGTAGATGCCCAAGATGGGATGCCATTGCCAGGCGCAGGGGTCTCGGTTAAAGGCGGTTCACAATCTGCCACTACAGATGGAAATGGAAATTATACCATCGCTGTTCCTGATGAAAATTCGATTTTAGTAGTTAGCTATGTTGGTTATGTGACCCAAGAAATATTGGTAGGGAACAGAACCAAAATAGACATTTCTTTAAAAGGGAACGCTACAGATTTATCGCAAGTGGTAGTTGTAGGTTACGGTACGCAGAATAAAAAAGATGTTACTGGATCTGTGAAATCAATAAAAAGTGAGGATTTTAACAAGGGAATCATCACGTCTCCGCAACAATTGCTACAAGGAAAGGTATCTGGTGTGAACGTAACTTCTGCTAGTGGCGAACCTGGGGGTAGCATGGGTGTAGTGATTAGAGGGTCTGGTGGCGTAAGATCAGGAAGTAGTCCGTTGTATGTAATTGATGGTTTACCGTTAGACAATTCGAATACTGGTAGTGGTGATCCACTTACTTTTATCAATCCGCAGGATATCGAATCAATTGATGTATTGAAAGATGCATCAGCGACTGCTATTTACGGATCTCGTGGTGCGAATGGCGTAATTATCGTAACCACAAAAAGGGGCAAAGCTGGTACTTCGACATTAAATGTTGCCACAAGCTTAGGTGTTTCAAAATTAGCTAGGGCATTGCCACTTTTAACCGCAGATGAATTTCGTGTAGAGGTGCCAAAAACTGGTGCAGTTTTAGATGATAAAGGCGGGAATACCGATTGGCAGAAAGAAGCCATGAGGACTGCCTACACTCAGAATTACAATTTAAATCTGGGTGGCGGAGCTGACAAGTTAGCTTACTTCGCTTCTATCGGTGCGCAAAAACAAGAAGGTATCATCAAGAAAAATGATTTGAACAAGTATTCTGGAAGATTTAATGTAACGCAGAAATTCTTAGATGATCGATTAATATTAGACATGAACGTGAATGTGGCGAATACCAAGCAAACACGTCCACCAATTAGCACTATTTTAGCAAACGTTGTTACTAATAACCCTACCTATCCTGCTAAGGATGCTAATGGTAATCCAATTGCTAGCTTAGTTGTTCCCAATCCAGCGTTTTATTTCGATTTTGAAAAGGAAACCACGGTTTTGAATCGCGTAATCGGCAATGTTTCTCCTTCTTTGAGGCTTATAAAAGGTCTTGTTTATAAGGCAAACTTAGGCATTGATAATTCGACAGCAACTCGTGATGCATTGAACATGCCAAATCCTATCACCACTCGTGAGAGTAGATTAGAAACTTTCAACAACATCAATAAAAACACATTGATCGAAAATTACCTGACCTACAACTGGGCTAATACAAAGCATAATATATCTGCCTTAGCTGGTCATTCTTATCAAAGGATTTTTGTTCAGCAGAGAAACACAAGTATCAATAGATTTGTAAATGGTGGTATTGATCCTATTTACAATCCTGGAGTTGGACAAGATTTAACTTTGGCGAATAACCGTCCGGGTGGTTTTGCATTCATCAATGAGTTACAATCATTTTTCGGTAGGGTAACTTATCAATTTAATAATAAATACTTGTTTACTGCTAATTTCAGGGCTGATGGTTCATCTAAGTTTGGTGCGAATAACAAGTATGGTTATTTCCCTTCTTTCTCGGCAGGTTGGAAAATCTCTGAAGAAGAATTCATGAAGAACTCGATATTCAGCAACTTGAAATTAAGAGCAGGCTATGGTGTAACTGGTAATCAGGAAATTCCACCTAAAATTACACAAGCGTTGTTTAGTTCATTAGCTGCTTCAGGTTATCCGCTTTATCCAACGGGTGCTTATCCGGCAGGTACCACTTATACAAGATTGGCTAATCCTGATATCCAGTGGGAAACTTCAAAACAAACAGATATAGGTCTTGATTTTGGTTTATTCAAAGGAGCGTTAACTGGTACAATTGATGTATTTAGAAAAGTATCAGGTAACATTTTATTACAGGTAATTCCTGCAGATCCGATTCAACCAGCACCAGAGGTTTGGGGTAATGTTGAGGACATGACGGTAACCAACAAGGGTATCGAATTCGAATTAGACTATAGACATAAGGCAGACAATGGTTTTACTTACAACATTGGCGGTAACATTACCTATTCTAAAAACAAAGTTGAAAACTCGCCATATACGGTTATCCCTGCTGGGTCTGTAGGCGGAGCTGGTCTTACTGGGCAAACCATTAATGGCTATGTAAATAATCAACCTATCGGAACGTTCTTTATGAGAGAGTACCTTGGCATTGGTGCCAATGGTTTAAGTATTTATCGTGACCTAGATGGCGATAATTTGAGTACTGACAAGGATAGGGTTTCTGCAGGTACAGCATTACCAACTACAGTTTATAGCTTCTATGCTAGTGCTGCCTACAAAGGTTTTGATTTGAGTGTTAATTTTAATGGCGTAGCCGGAAATAAAGTTTATGACTATACCCATAACCAGAGTTTCTCGAAATTGAATTTATCAAGAAATGCTAATACAACAAGAGAGGCTATCGCAGAAGCAACAGAATCAATCAACAATAATAATTTCGTGAGTACCAGATATCTTAAAAGCGGTGCTTTCTTAAGATTGAACAACCTTGCTTTAGGTTATAGTTTAAATACCAAGGATTTAGGAATTAACAAATGGTTCTCTACTATTCGTTTATCGGTTACCGGACAGAATCTTTTTGTAATTACTGATTATCCTGGTTACGACCCTGAAGTAAATATAGATAGGTCAATTGGTGGGGTATCGTCTTACGGTATTGATTACCTAAGTTATCCAAAAGCGAAATCGTTCATTTTTGGTCTAAACTTCTCATTTTAA